The Tatumella ptyseos genome segment TAAACGTCGGTGTCTGACCAGAACAGAGTGCTATTACCACGACGCCTAATGTGGAGAGAATAATGAAACTCCCTACTTGGTCGGCGATCACTGCCACTTGAAGCCCTGCTGCACCATAATAACTTTGAACGATGGGAAATCCCATAAACGAGGTATTACCTATGCCTGCGACCAACGCTACGACGCCAATCACCGAACGCGACCAACCTAATAGTCTCCCAACGATAACGGCCACCCCTAACGCACCCAGACACACACACCACATCCCTGCAACAGGTATCAACGATTCACGATTGAACGTCGTGTGCGGGATCAATGTTAAAATCAGGCAAGGTAAGGCAATAGTAATTAACCACCAGTTAATCGAAGGAATCAATTGTTCAGGAAAAGTGAGATAGCGGCGTGCAGCAATGCCCATTACAAGGCAGATAATGAGTAAAGGATTCATAATTAAGACCGAGGGGAAGAGGGAATAACCGGTGCCTAGGCACCGGTGAAAGGCTTAAGACTTATAATTGAGATAGACCGTTTTCTGTTTAACGTACAGCTGATAGCCATGTTCGCCATCATCGCCGCCAATTCCTGATAATTTCCAACCAGCGTGGAAGCCATTGATCTCTTCTGGGCCATAACGGTTAATGTACACTTCACCGTATTCGAGGGCGTCGCTGATTTGCATTGCCGCATGCAAATCACGGGTATAAAGATAGGAGCTTAACCCGTATTCACAGTCGTTCGCCAGTGTGATCACTTCGTCGATAGTATCAAACACCACCACAGGTAAAATTGGGCCGAACGCTTCTTCTTTTAAGATAGTCGCATCAGCAGGGAGATCGGTAACGATCGTTGGCGCAACCCAGTTCCCGCCTTTGAACTTAGCATCGTTCGGTATTTTACCCTGCCAGAAGATAGTCCCACCTTCTTGTTGGCTTTTCGCCAGCAGCTCGTCAACATGAGACTTTTCTGCTGCAGAGACTTTAGGACCCATCGTAGTTTTAGACGCCATCGGATCGCCCACGACGACTTTGTCTGCTGCTTTTTTTAACGCTTTCATGAACTTGTCATAGACGTCACGTTGTACGTAGGTGCGTTCATTACAGATACACACCTGTCCGCAGTTGGCCATGCGCGCATCGATAGCATCTTGAGCGGCTTTGTCGATATCAGCATCGGCGAGAACAATAAAGGGTGCTTTGCCCCCTAACTCTAATGATACCGGAATAACTTTCTCTGCAGCATTTTTAGCGATGATTTTCCCCGCGCGGGTTGAACCGGTCATGGTGACCAGTTGCACATCGGGATGTTTCACTAATGCATCACCCACTTTACTCCCTTCGCCGCACAGAACATTGATCACACCGTCTGGAATGCCTGCCGCTTTACTAAGCGTTGCGAGGGCAAGTGAGCAGAGAGGGGTGTTCTCACTAGGTTTTACCACGATAGTGTTGCCGGCAAGTAAGGCAGGAGCCGTTTTACGCGCAAAGATCGCCAGTGGGAAGTTCCACGGAATAATTGCCGCCACCACGCCTAACGGGGCTTCTTTGGTAATAGCCTGTTG includes the following:
- a CDS encoding AEC family transporter; its protein translation is MNPLLIICLVMGIAARRYLTFPEQLIPSINWWLITIALPCLILTLIPHTTFNRESLIPVAGMWCVCLGALGVAVIVGRLLGWSRSVIGVVALVAGIGNTSFMGFPIVQSYYGAAGLQVAVIADQVGSFIILSTLGVVVIALCSGQTPTFKMIIKKVITFPPFIALCLSLAIKPLGGLPAFLETSFSQIGATLSPLALFCVGLQISLRPPRESLSPLLTGIVWKLIAAPVIVWAMVSLSGASALTQQVTVIEAAMAPMIAAAIMAQRAGLQPILANAIQGYAILFSFITIPIWHLFLTS
- a CDS encoding aldehyde dehydrogenase family protein translates to MSTDFKKLLPENAAHFINNTWVACKSSDDVLNPATGETISKVAMGSKTDADKAISAAKNAQQKWAALPQPQRAEHLYAFAQQIEKHKKALATLLTTEQGKPYTESIGEVDMAMTMLRYYAGFGWKRTGHVLASNHPQQQAITKEAPLGVVAAIIPWNFPLAIFARKTAPALLAGNTIVVKPSENTPLCSLALATLSKAAGIPDGVINVLCGEGSKVGDALVKHPDVQLVTMTGSTRAGKIIAKNAAEKVIPVSLELGGKAPFIVLADADIDKAAQDAIDARMANCGQVCICNERTYVQRDVYDKFMKALKKAADKVVVGDPMASKTTMGPKVSAAEKSHVDELLAKSQQEGGTIFWQGKIPNDAKFKGGNWVAPTIVTDLPADATILKEEAFGPILPVVVFDTIDEVITLANDCEYGLSSYLYTRDLHAAMQISDALEYGEVYINRYGPEEINGFHAGWKLSGIGGDDGEHGYQLYVKQKTVYLNYKS